CGGTAGCAATAGAGTTTAACATTCCAAATACATCGAAACGAGTGGACTTTATTGTTGCAGGTAACGATGGTAAGCAGGATCATGTTGTAATTGTTGAACTCAAGCAGTGGGAAACAGTTGAGAAGATAACTTCACGTGATGCGCTCGTTAAAACATATTTAGGTGGCGGTATTCGTGAAACAACTCACCCTTCTTACCAAGCATGGTCTTATGCTGCGCTAATTGAAGACTTTAATGTGAACGTTCAAGAACAGGAAATTAAGTTGAAGCCGTGCGCTTATCTACATAACTATCGTAAAACTGAAGAGGATCCTTTAACTGATGTACATTATCAAGAGCATTTGGATAAAGCACCGATTTTCGCTAAAGGTGAGATTCAAAAGCTACGTGCATTTATTAAAAAGTATATTCAAGTAGGCGATCAAAATAATTTAATCTATCAAATTGAAAATGGTAGAATACGTCCCTCAAAATCCTTACAAGATGCTTTGAACAATATGTTAAAAGGCAATGAAGAATTTATCATGATAGATGATCAAAAAGTATTTTATGAAGATGCATTTCACTTAGCGCTAGAAGCCACTAGGAATGATCAAAAGAAAGTAATGATAGTTGAAGGTGGACCTGGAACAGGAAAGTCTGTTTTAGCAATTAACCTACTCGTAAATTTGATTAACCAAGAATTAGTTGCGATGTATGTGACAAGAAATGCAGCCCCACGAAATGTTTATTCTACAAAGTTAAAAGGTGATTTTACCAAATCTCATATTGATAATTTATTCAAAGGGTCGGGTAGTTTTACGAATGTAGATGAAAATGAATTCGATATATTAATTGTTGATGAAGCCCATCGGTTGAATGAAAAATCGGGTATGTTCCGCAACATGGGAGAAAATCAGGTTAAGGAATTAATAAAAGGTGCTAATTTCACTATTTTTTTCATTGATGAGAACCAAAAAGTGACATTGAATGATGTCGGCAGTGTAGATTTAATAAAAAAATATGCGAATGAGTTTGATGCAGAAGTTATTTCTTATGAGCTGACTTCACAATTTCGTTGTGATGGTTCTGATGGGTATATAGCTTGGTTAGATGATGTTCTTAGAATTAGAGATACTGCAAATATGCATGAATTAGGCATGGAATATGATGTGCGTTTATTTGATGACCCGAATATTATGCTCGCTGAAATTGAAAAGTTAAATGTAAGAAATAATAAATCTAGGATAATGGCGGGCTATTGTTGGGATTGGCCTACGAAAAATCGTAAAGATGTAAATCATCATGACATTACGATTCCCGAACATGATTTTGGAGTGAGTTGGAATATTGAAAATACCTGGGCTATCGAAAATTCCTCTGTTAGAGAAGCGGGATGTATTCATACTGCACAAGGGTTGGAATTCGATTATGTCGGCGTTATCATTGGAGATGATTTACGCTATGAAGATGGAAAAGTGATGACAGATTATACTAAACGAGCAAGGACAGACCAATCATTAAGAGGGATTAAGAAACTTGCGAAAGAAAATCCGGAGAAAGCTGAAGCCTTGGCGGATCCTATTATAAGAAATACTTATAGAACGCTGATGACACGAGGCCAGAAGGGATGCTTCATATACTGTACCGATCCTGGATTACAAGCGTATATAAAAGAACGGTTAGAAAAGGTTAGTTTATATAAGAAGAAAAGAGAAGAATTGTTGTATTTAGTGGACGAGAGGGAAGGTTATGGTGCGGATGTTGATGGTGAAGATTAATGAAACTAAAACGGTTAATAAACCTTTTATTTATTCTAGAAGTAGAATTAGTGATCGACACTCTCATATCTAGTTTCTCTTGTTTCAAATGAAGATTAAATAGTAGGAATTAAGCATTAACAATATTATGGCTAGCAAATAATTTCAAGAGAGGTGTAAGCATGTCAAAAAAACTGTATGAAATATTATTAGACATTAATGTTAGTTTAGCTGAACTAACTGTGGAAATTGAAAAGCTGATTTATGTTTCTCCAAGGGCGGCAATGCAGACAATTAGAACAATGGCTGAAACATTAGCAAGACATATCTCAGAAATTGAGAAAATTGAAAGCGATGAGCTTAGCTTTTCAGATTTACAAATGAAGTTAAATAGAGAAGGTATTTTAACACCTACTGTAGATCAGGCATTTCAGTTCGTTAGAAGAAATGGAAATGTCGCGAGCCATGATGCAACACGGAAAATATTAATCCGAGAAGCACTTTTTTGTTGGGAGTACCAGCATTTAATTTTGACATGGTATATTGAGACCTACGCTTCACCAAATCTTACTGTGCCTACTTACATAGAGCCTCTTCCATCGAAAACGGACTATGAAAGCGAAGAGATTATTCTTCATATTCAAGGTTTAATCAATCGTTTAGAACAAAATTCGAAAGG
This window of the Sporosarcina ureilytica genome carries:
- a CDS encoding DUF2075 domain-containing protein, which encodes MIIYESTKEEFVGDVINEVLIERLYNSYQEKIGRTSKAEIRSWENSLQKMSNVMQDDDIPKDAAVAIEFNIPNTSKRVDFIVAGNDGKQDHVVIVELKQWETVEKITSRDALVKTYLGGGIRETTHPSYQAWSYAALIEDFNVNVQEQEIKLKPCAYLHNYRKTEEDPLTDVHYQEHLDKAPIFAKGEIQKLRAFIKKYIQVGDQNNLIYQIENGRIRPSKSLQDALNNMLKGNEEFIMIDDQKVFYEDAFHLALEATRNDQKKVMIVEGGPGTGKSVLAINLLVNLINQELVAMYVTRNAAPRNVYSTKLKGDFTKSHIDNLFKGSGSFTNVDENEFDILIVDEAHRLNEKSGMFRNMGENQVKELIKGANFTIFFIDENQKVTLNDVGSVDLIKKYANEFDAEVISYELTSQFRCDGSDGYIAWLDDVLRIRDTANMHELGMEYDVRLFDDPNIMLAEIEKLNVRNNKSRIMAGYCWDWPTKNRKDVNHHDITIPEHDFGVSWNIENTWAIENSSVREAGCIHTAQGLEFDYVGVIIGDDLRYEDGKVMTDYTKRARTDQSLRGIKKLAKENPEKAEALADPIIRNTYRTLMTRGQKGCFIYCTDPGLQAYIKERLEKVSLYKKKREELLYLVDEREGYGADVDGED